From the genome of Bubalus bubalis isolate 160015118507 breed Murrah chromosome 2, NDDB_SH_1, whole genome shotgun sequence, one region includes:
- the LOC112579588 gene encoding chorionic somatomammotropin hormone 2, which yields MAPAPSFHGHQWTYNPVRGSCLLLLLVVSNLLLCQGISCPSCGPDVFVSFQKSLTDVFINAASLSHDFHNLSTIMFSEFDEKYAQGKQSYINATKSCHTNSFHTPEERDKAQQMNNEDLSKWTLLLLYSWNNPLYYLVLELRSMKNLSKAVISSATEIENMSEKLQAFIESQFRKIIVPVLKMIHEVSDTWSRFSSMTFSNEDRSISEYYNLFHCLRRDSRKVDMYIKILTCRTRKTC from the exons ATGGCTCCAGCTCCAAGCTTCCATGGACACCAGTGGACTTACAACCCTGTCCGAG ggtcctgcctgctgctgctgctggtcgtGTCTAATCTGCTCCTATGCCAAGGCATCTCATGCCCGTCCTGCGGTCCTGACGTGTTTGTCTCCTTCCAGAAATCCCTTACAGACGTGTTTATCAATGCCGCCAGCCTCTCCCACGACTTCCATAACCTTTCCACAATAATGTTCAGTGAGTTT GATGAAAAATATGCCCAGGGCAAACAGAGTTATATCAATGCCACCAAGAGCTGCCACACCAATTCCTTCCATACTCCCGAAGAAAGAGATAAAGCCCAGCAGATGAAC AATGAAGACCTTAGTAAGTGGACACTCCTGTTACTGTACTCCTGGAATAATCCTCTGTATTATCTAGTCCTGGAGCTTCGGAGTATGAAAAATCTGTCAAAGGCTGTCATATCAAGTGCCACGGAGATTGAGAACATGTCAGAGAAACTTCAAGCATTCATAGAGAGTCAATTCAGGAAG ATTATTGTTCCAGTCTTGAAGATGATACACGAGGTTAGCGATACCTGGTCAAGATTCTCATCCATGACGTTCAGCAATGAAGATAGGAGTATTTCTGAATATTATAACCTGTTCCACTGCTTGCGCAGGGATTCACGTAAAGTTGACATGTACATCAAGATCCTGACGTGCCGAACCCGCAAAACGTGCTAA